The Leadbetterella byssophila DSM 17132 DNA window CCTCAATGAGTAGCCCTTTCTTCTTATGACTTAGTGTAAAAAACTTCCTCACCATCTCTCGCAAAAACTTAATAATGCCTGAACTCCCTCTGAGATGGAAACCTTATCAGTAGAAATCACCTGATCTACTTGAGTCGGAGTTTCATACGGTGAGCTAATTCCTGTAAAATCTGCTATTTCCTTTGCCAATGCCTTTTTATACTAGCCCTTGGGATCTCTTTCTACGCAAGTACCTATGAGAGCATCTATATAAATCTCACAGAAATTCTTGCAAAAGGATCTTACTTCCTTCCTTACATCAGCAAAAGGAAAAATCAGTGCCACAATAACTACATGACCCTGACCTTACAAAAGAGCTGCCAAACGCCCAATTTGAAGATTATGCAACTTGCGAGATTCTTCATCAAAACCCCTGCGCTCCAATATATCTCTCAATTCATCCCCATCTAAGTAGATAGGTAAATTACCATTATTTTGAAGTTCAGAAATTAAACCTTTCGCCAAGGTCGTTTTACCCGCACCACTCAAACCCGTAAGCCACAATACACCCGGCTTCATCTAATGTACTCCTTTTTAAGAAGTTCTTGAATAACACGCTCAACCTCTGCTCTGCATACCTGCTCTTCAACTTGGTATTCTTCTCGCAGCGCATGGATTATATCTTCGGAATCTTCTCCTTCAGATACCATTTGAAAAATACGGAAATAGGTCTCATTCATGGATTGATATTCGTTTTTTTCAACATCCATCAATACTCCTTCCTCGCCCAACTGGGTAAAAATTACCTTCTTTGTGTTTATTATATATTTCATGACTTACCAATATCCAAATTTTCTCATCATAGGCTCATTAAACATCCTGATCTTATGAACCTGATCCTTCGTTAATTCCTCTTTCCATCTTCCCACCTGCCCCTTAAAAAAGAAGTCCGTTGTAGGATCTAATTTTTCCTTAAATCCAAATTGCTGTACCTTCGCTTTTAACCTCTCAAATGCCGTAAGATCTATTGCTTTTTGAATTACTTCCGGAGAATAAGTTAATCCTGCCGCTTTAACCGCTAAGCTAAAGGTTTCAAAAGGCTTCTCCTTTAGGTCTTCATACCTCACAAAGTGAACTGGAAATTCAGGATATTTTAACCAACTTTCTACATGCTCTGACCATGTACCTAAAGGCTGCTTAAATTGATTAAACCAACGCCCCTTCTTTCCTAGAAATGCCAAATCTGAATTGCAGATAAAGCTATTGATTGCCACATCTACACCTCTATTCAAATGATTAGCCAATGATAAAGCCACATCTAAAGGATTTCTTAAAATGTAGATTGCAATCCCTGCATTTCCTCCATAAATCAAGGGTAGACCATCCACAGAAGAAAAAGTATAAGCATCATGAATCTTAATAAATTGCTCTTCTTTGGGATGCAAATACTTAATAGCTTCCCTTTGGTACAATACCATTTCTCGATCTGACAAATAGGAAGCGTCCATATCCAAAATGTTTTCCACTCAATATTTACTAGAATAAATGCCGTCAGTCTGATGTGCATTAAGATCCGGTTCCTTGCCAGATTTTAGTGCGCTTATAAAACTTCTAAACCAGGTATTACCCGACTTCGGATAAGACGCCAGCCAAATAATATTCCTATCAATCAAGCCTGTAAAAATTGATGTGCAATTGCAGAAGAAAATTCATCGAAGGTTTTCTTACCTTTTGGTCGGACAGCTTTATAGACGGAAAGTCTCTTACAAATTTCCGTCAAAAATGTAAAAAGCAATTTATTCTTTTTCATTCCCGCTAACCATTGTCGCCTATAAACAAACTGGCTTAACAGGGTCATAGCTTCCGTCTTCAATAATTGATCTATACTGATCCCTTTGGCACCCTCTTCTTGTAATATTAGAATATTTGCTACCTCTCTTTTCTCAGCCAAAAATTCTTCATGAAAATAGAAGCCAAATTTCTCTTGCTCTACATTAGAGCGTAGGGCCTTCCCCTCTATTTTTTGGTAAACGTTTTGATGCTCTAAGGTCTCATTTCACAGTCTGGTCATAGGATATGAAGCATAACATTTATCCCCTTGAAAAGTTAGCACACAGGTGTTATCTGTAAATATGGAATAACCTTTCGAATTGAGGAATGTAGCAGTAGTAGACTTACCCGCTCCCGAATTTCCAGCAAAAAGGATAACCTTACCTGTAGGATCAAGGACGCCAGAAACATGCAAGGGTATGGAATTCCTCTGCATAATGGCTGCGGCCAATGCATTTGAATAAAAATACAGAAGCACACTATCCAGATCCCCTACCTTAGGTCCTATGCAAATGTATTGGCCATTCCTGATATAGTAATTGCCAATCTCGGGGACTTTATACAACAATTCCTTCTCATTAAATTGAGAAAAGGGCTTATAACATTGGGGGCAGAATCCCTCAGGAGTTTGACTTACTTTCACGTGTATGCCATCCTCCGTGCCTTTATAAGGCATTAATGTTTTTAGCTCGACTCGGAATAGATCGGTACACCAAAAGCTTGGTATTTAAAATTCATGACTATTCTATAAAGTAAGGGTGGACAAATATAAGCGTTTAGCGTATATTCCAAGCACCCTTACATAAAAAAAAGGAAGCAACATTCGTTACTTCCCTTTTCAGCGCTGTAAATTTTATATTACTTCAAAATGAACTCGGTTCTAGAACCTGATTTGATACCTGCTGCATTAACATATGCATTTGTTGGATCTTCATCAGCTGCGCCTTCGTAAGCTAATCTGCTCTTATCAATACATTTTTTGCTCAATAAGAAGTTATAAACTGCTGCAGATCTGGCAGTCGCTAATTTCATGTTTTTCGCGTCTGCAGGACCATCGTTATACGTACGGATAGTCAATTTTGCATCTTTACATCTTTTGATCACATCACAGATCTTTTGCAATTGTGCGTTAGAAGCTGCCTTGATTCTGCTAGTTCCAGGGTGGAACTCGATGCTTTGAGCTGCATAGCTAAGAATGTCTAATTCATCTTTGGTGATAGCACATCCGCTAGCAGATTTAAATCCTTTCAATAAAGGAACGCCATCTTTATAATCTTCAGGACATCCAGCATTATCCACTAAACCTGCAAGGTTAGGACATTTATCTGCTACATCCGGAACTCCGTCTCCATCAGCATCAGGACATCCTGCAGCCGCAGCAGATCCCACTTTGTTCAAACAGTTGTCGATATTATCAACTACACCGTCACCATCTGAATCAGGACATCCGTTTAATTCTGCAGTACCTGCTGAATAAGGACAAGCGTCATCTTTATCTGCTATTCCGTCACCATCAGAGTCAGGACATCCGTTTGCTGTACCTGCTTGATCAGGACAAGCATCGTCTTTGTCTGCTACGCCATCGCCATCTCTATCAGGACATCCTTGTAGAGAAGCAAGACCTTTTACATCTATACAAAGATCATCTTTATCTGCTACACCGTCACCATCCGTATCAGGACAACCTTGAAGGCCATGTGAACCTGCTACATCCGGACAAAGGTCAAATTTGTCAATCACACCGTCTCCGTCTCTATCAGGACATCCTTGGAATTTAGGAAGACCGATTTCATCCGGACACATATCACATTTGTCTACTACACCGTCACCATCAGAGTCTTTGTCTCCGAAACGGTAAGAAGCTAAAACATTACCTAAGAAATAACCGTCCTTTCTGTCCGGGTTACCAGCAAGTGAAAGTCCGTCTAAGTAGTCAGAAGTAGAGAATCTGTATCCTGCTTCTAAACCTAAGGTCCAACGATTTGAAACGTTGTATTTCACACCCACACCCACTGGAAATACCACTCCCAAACGGTTGCCGAATTTGTCCATTTTCTCACGGTCTTGGGCTAAAAGTGCTGGATTTACAGGAAAAGTAGCGCCCGCCTCCTGAGTGATGGTTGGATTTGAGTAAGTAACACCTACTCCGGCAAAAATATATGGTGATAATCCATTTTTCAAGAAACCGTCACAAGTGAATCTACGTTCGCGGAACGGATAATATTCACCAAGTAATGCTGCTTCTACGAAAGGGGAGGATTTAAAACGAAGTCTTCTATAATCCCATTGATCAATTGGGCTATCTAAATCTCGTCCGGCCAAACGACCCACAAGAATTTGAGGTCTTAAAGAAAAGAAGTCATTCAAGTGTCTTCTAGCAAACACACCGCCCATAAAGCTGTTTTGTGAAGCATATGGTTTGCTGCAGTGCATATCACCGAAGTATTGATTCACGCCAGCTGTAACTCCAATCTCCCAAGGATATGGCTTACATACCTGACAAGAGTCCTGTGCATTTGCGGTAAGTGTACCGAATGCAAAGAAAGCTAGAATAATAACTCTTAACTTGTTCATTTTGTTAGTAAGTAATATAAATATTGTGAATTAAAATTAATTTAAAATATCGACTTTTCCTCTTTTCCCAATAATAAGCTTTGTGCAAAAGTAGAACAAAAATACTTTTTTATAAAATAATTTGTCCAATTATTCCACAAAATTATATTTTATTTTTTGGCCAAATCCACCACAAAGGCATATTCTAAGGCTAAGGTTTTTAAGGCCTCAAACCTACCTGATGCCCCACCATGACCGGCACTCATATCCGTAAAAAGAAGAAGCAGATTATCATCTGTCTTCTTGTCCCTTAACTTAGCTACCCATTTCGCTGGTTCCCAATATTGCACTTGGGAATCATGCAAGCCCGTGGTCACCAAAGTATTTGGATAGGCCTTTTCTTCTACATTATCATAGGGAGAATAGGATAACATATACCAGTATGAGTCTTCATTCTTTGGATTTCCCCACTCTTCAAACTCACCCGTTGTTAAAGGAATGGATTCATCTAACATGGTAGTCACCACATCTACAAACGGTACGGCTGCCACCACTCCTTTGTATACCTCAGGAGCCAGGTTCATTACTGCACCCATCAGCAAACCACCGGCGCTTCCACCCATAGCAAACACCTTATCTTTAGCGGCATATCCTAAAGCTACCAGGGCTTTGGAACAATCTATAAAGTCATAGAAAGTATTCTTTTTCTGCATCATCCTACCCTGCTCATACCACTGCCTACCCATCTCTAATCCTCCTCTGATATGGGCAATGGCATAAACAAAACCTCTATTCAATAGACTTAAACGTGAAGGGCTAAAACTGGCATCCATGGTAGCACCATAAGAGCCATAGGCATATTGTAACAGAGGAGAAGTGCCATTCAAAGGAGTATCCTTCTTATAAACTATGGATACCGGAACCTTTGCACCATCTCTAGCAGTAACGAAAATGCGCTCAGACACATAGTCTTCCTTATCAAAGCCCCCTAGCACTTCCTGTTCCTTCAATAAGACCTTTTCCCTAGTATCCATATGATAATCATACGTTGACCTAGGCGTAGTCATTGAGGTATACCCATACCGCAGTACCGTGGTATCAAACTCAGGATTAATACTTATAAAAGCAGTATATGCCGGCTCTCCGAAATCTACATAATGTTCCTCCCCTGTACGATGATGAATAATCCTCATTTGGATCAAGCCTTCTTTCCTTTCCTGCACCACCATAAATTCCTTAAAGAGTTCCAAACCCTCAAAGAACACCTCTTCTCTCGAAGGAATTACCATTTCCCAAGCTGCTATATCTGCATGCTTCTCCTCCTTGACCTGCATTAAGGCAAAGTTCTCTGCTCCGTTTAGATTAGTTCTGATATAGAATTTATCCTCGAAGTGCTCAATACTATACTCGTGACGATTGCCCCTAGGAAGAAAAGTCACCGGTTTTGCCTGAGGATCATCCGCTCTTAATAACTGAAACTCAGAAGCTACTCCGATATGCTCAGAACCTATGGCTATGTATTTTTTGGACTTCATCCTAAATATGCCCATATAGTACTGATTATCCTTCTCTTCGTATACTAATTCATCCTCCTGATTTCCTAGTTGGTGCCTGTATACTCTATTGCCTAACAGGGTCTGTTGATCCTTTTTTACATAATAAAAGGTCTTACTATCAGCAGCCCAGGCATAATTCCCACCCTCTGTTTCGGGAATCTCATCGGATAAAATCTCACCAGTAACTAGATTTTTAACTTTGGCTGTATAATTTCTTCTACCTACTGTATCTACAGCAAAAAGCAATAACTGTTCATCATCAGAGATCTCCATTCCACCCACATGAAAATACGAATGGCCCTCCGCCAAGGCATTTCCATCCAATAGAATCTCCTCTACTTCTGTACCCACTTTTTTCCTGCAATAGACCGGATATTCTCCCCCTTTCACAAACTTCGTAAAGTACATATACGAACCTTCTTTATAGGGAACTGATTCGTCATCTTCCTTGATACGGCCCTTCATCTCTTCAAACAACTCCTCCCTCAATTCTTTCAAAGGGGACATGACCTGCTCCAAATATTCGTTCTCCGCCCTGAGATACGACAAAACCTCTTCATCCTCCCTCTGATTCAGCCAGTAATACTCATCTACCCTGGTATGTCCATGTGTCTCTATAGGGAAGGGAACCTTCTTCGCTACCGGAGCTGCAATGCCTTGACCCGTAATGCTTGACGCCATATTGTTCGATTTAAAATTTAAAAATTCTCGTTTGAGCTACAAATTTCATTGCGCATGCAACAAAATACTTATCTTGCAAAGGTATTAATCATTTTTAATCTATGAAGAGACGTATACTCCCTGTATTTTTTTTACTGCTAGGCGCATTCGCATTTACACCTCCTGAAAATGGGCTTCAAGCGGTCTTTGAACGAATCAATCAGGATGTACTTCAGAGAGGTAAAGCCTACGAAACCTTAGGTGAAGCTACTTCAACTATCGGTCACCGACTAACCGGTAGTCCTAACGGTAAAAAAGCAGAAGAATTTGCGTTTAATCTTCTGAAAAGCTACGGATACGACGTAAAATTCCAAGAATTCAATGTAGAAGCCTGGGCCAGAGATACCGTGAGCTTAACCTTGGTTCCGGAAAACAGTGATAACTTCGTAGATTATGAAGTAGTAGCTCTTGCTCATTCCCCTGTTTCTTCCCACATCACAGGAAAGATAGTAGATGTAGGTGATGGGCTTGAAGATGATTTCGAAAAAGTAAAGGATGAGGTCAAAGACAAAGTAGCCCTGTTCAATATCAATATCCAGGACGAGAAAAATAAAGGCAAAAAGAATCTTCACCGTTCAGAAAAGACTGCTTTAGCCATTAAATATGGTGCAAAAGGAGTTATCATAGCCAATGCTGTAGAAGGTGGAGTGCTACTGACCGGGACTGCTTCTGTAACCGGGGAATTGATTCCTATACCGGCAGTCTGCGTGTCTGTAGAATCTGGGAAAAGCATAAGAAAATGGATCAAAGATGAAAAGAATATCCTGGCGGTAATAGATATGATGAACTTCTCGCGCCCTATCAAAGCGAGAAACGTGATAGCTACTCTACCTGGAACATCTAAAAAGCATAAAAACGAAAAGATCATCGTAGGTGGACACCTTGATTCTTGGGATCTAGCTCAAGGAGCTATGGATAATGGTGTAGGTTCCTTCTCTATCATGGATATAGCCAGAGTATTCAAGCAGTTGAATCTTCAAACCAAAAGACCTATAGAATTCGTACTCTTTATGGGTGAAGAGCAAGGGCTTTTAGGCTCACGCCACATGGTTAAAGAACTGGAAAAGAGCAAAAAAATCAAAAACGTGAAACTGATGATGAACATGGACATGACCAATAACGTTCGCGGATTCAGTGCCGGCGGAAACGATGCTCTTAAGACTAAAATGGAAGAAATAGGAAAGATCATTCAACAAGTGGATCCTTCTTACGGAAATGCCGTTAGCAACGGTGTAGGTTTACATTCTGACCATCAGCCCTTCATGATCAGCGGGGTTCCTATCAGTTCTCCTTCCGGATCTTTCCCTATCAAAGCGTACGGTTGTTACCATGCCAACTGTGACCGTTTTGATCTAATCGACAAAAACCATATCAACAACAATGTGCGTTACACCGCCATGATGTTATATGCATTGGCCAATGAAGAAACATTGCCTACTCAATTCAGAAGCAGCAATGAAACCAAAGAGTTCTTGATCAAACATAATTTGAAGACCGAATTAATAATAGGCAAAGACTGGAAATGGGAAGAATAATCTCCTGAATCTAAGGAAAAAGCGCAGCAAAACTGCGCTTTTTTTATGCTCTTTTGGAACGAAAACCATAAAATTCAGACAATCAACAATTTAACAAATTTGTCAACTTTTTACCATAGCAAAAATTTTAAATCATTTATTATCAGTGTACTATAAATATTTCTTGCGAACTTTTTTACCTATCCTATTTCAAATAAGTTGATTTTTTTGTAGTTTTCACACAACAATTACTGCATATATATGGGAAGGATAATAGAAGAAACTCAAAGACAGAAATATACCACAGAAGAAGCTACACAAGCAGCTCTTGAATACTTTAAAGGTGATGACCTTGCGGCAAAAGTTTGGGTAACCAAATATGCCTTGAAGGATTCCGAAGGGAATATCTATGAGAAGTCGCCGGAAGATATGCATCACCGAATAGCTTCTGAAATAGCAAGAGTAGAATCCAAGTATCCTTCCCCTATGAAGTACGAAGAAATCCTGGATCTGATCCGTGATTTCAAGTACATAGTACCTCAAGGAAGTCCTATGACCGGTATAGGAAATCCGTTTCAGATTGCGTCTTTATCCAACTGTTTCGTGATAGGTCATCCCAATGGAACGGGTGACTCCTACGGAGGCATCATGAAGATAGATCAGGAGCAGGTACAATTGATGAAAAGAAGAGGAGGCGTGGGACATGATCTTTCTCATATCCGCCCAAAAGGTTCTCCCGTTAAAAATAGCGCTCTAACCTCGACAGGTCTAGTGCCATTTATGGAGAGATATTCTAATTCCACTCGTGAAGTGGCTCAAGATGGGAGAAGAGGTGCCTTAATGCTATCCGTTTCCATCAACCATCCGGATGCAGAAGATTTTATAGATGCCAAATTAGAAGCCGGAAAGATCACCGGTGCCAATGTATCCGTTCGTATCGACGACGACTTCATGAAGGCCGTGAAGAATAAGTCTGCATATACACAAAAATTCCCCATCTTCAGTCCCAATCCTAGAATGACTAAGGAGATAGATGCAGAAAAGATTTGGCAAAAAATAGTACACAATGCGTGGAAATCTGCTGAACCCGGTATACTCTTCTGGGACACCATCCGTAGAGAGTCTCTACCTGACTGTTATGCTGATCTAGGATACGAAACGGTTTCCACTAACCCATGTGGAGAGATCCCTCTTTGTCCATATGATTCCTGTAGGCTTTTAGCTATCAATCTCTACTCCTACGTAGTAAATCCTTTCAAAAAGGATGCTTATTTTGATTTTGATTTATTCAAACAACATGTAGGGGCTGCGCAAAGAATGATGGATGATATCATCGACCTGGAATTAGAGAAGATTGATGCCATCTTACAAAAGATTGACGAGGATCCTGAAGACGAAGAGATCAAGAGAATAGAAAAGAATCTTTGGCTAGAAATCCGTACCAAAGCCAGAGAAGGAAGACGTACAGGTGTAGGTATAACTGCCGAAGGAGATATGTTGGCCGCTTTAGGTATACGTTACGGCAGAGAAGAAGGAATAGCATTCTCCATTAAGGTTCATCAAACGCTCACCCTAGCGGCATACAGAGCTTCATGTGAAATGGCCAAAGAGAGGGGTGCCTTTAGTATTTTTGATGCACAAAGAGAGAAAAATAATCCTTTCCTACTCCGCATTAAGTCTGTTGACCCTGCCCTTTATAATGACCTGCAGGAATACGGTAGGAGAAATATTGCTCTATTGACCATAGCACCTACTGGAAGTACATCCATTCTGACTCAAACTACTTCCGGCATCGAACCCGTATTTATGCCGGTCTATAAACGCAGAAGAAAGGTTAATCCGAACGATAAAAACGTGAGAGTTGACTTTGTGGATGAAGTGGGCGACTCCTGGGAGGAATATGTGGTATTCCACCATAAGTTCAAGACTTGGATGGAAGCTCAGGGCATAGATACTTCAAAAAATCTTTCCGATGCAGAAATAGATGAGCTTATAGCTCAGTCTCCTTATTACAAAGCCACTTCTAATGACGTAGACTGGGTGAGCAAGGTAAAAATGCAGGGAGAAATCCAAAAATGGGTGGACCACTCTATCTCCGTAACCATCAACATTCCTAACGAGGCTACGGAAGAGTTGGTGAACGAACTTTATATCACTGCGTGGGAGGCCGGCTGTAAAGGAGTAACCGTGTATCGTGACGGTTCTCGTTCCGGTGTACTTATTGGAAAATCAGAACCTAAAAAAGAAGAGGAAGAAGCACCACAAGCCTTCCCTCTGAAGAGACCACAAGTTCTGGAAGCTGATGTAGTAAGGTTCCAAAACAAAAAAGAGAAATGGATTGCTTTCATAGGTAAGATCAATGAAAAACCTTATGAGATCTTCACCGGATTGGCAGATGACGAGGACGGCATCCTACTTCCAAGATGGGTAAACGAAGGATATATCATCAAGAACAGAGATGAGGAAGGAAATTCTCGTTACGACTTTAGGTTTACTAACCAAAGAGGTTATAAGACCACTATTGAAGGTCTATCTCATAAGTTTGATCCGGTTTACTGGAACTATGCAAAATTGATATCCGGGGTACTTCGTCACGGTATGCCTACTGAGAAGGTGATTGACTTGATCAATTCCTTGCAGCTAGATAACGAGTCCATCAACACTTGGAAAAACGGGGTTGTTCGAGCGCTGAAAAAATTCATTCCTGATGAGACAGAAGTAAAAGGACAGAAGTGCCAAAACTGTAATTCTACTAATCTAATGTATCAAGAAGGCTGCTTAACCTGCAAAGACTGCGGCAGCTCTAAATGTGGATAATGCTTCGGTGGGTCTCTGCCCACCGACTCTTTTTTTCAGATTCTTGCCTTCCTTTTTGATGAAGTCTATATTTGTGCATTAACCTTGTAGACCATGTTATCCACCACTTTTGGCGCCGCCGTATTTGGCGTTAATGCCACACTCATTACTGTAGAAGTTAGTATACTTAAGGGAGGTTTTGGACTGAATGTAGTTGGCTTACCGGACAATGCCGTCCGAGAAAGCCTTCAGCGCATTGATGCAGCCTTAAAGAACGGAGGCTTTGAACAATCCCGATATAAAACGGTCATCAACCTGGCTCCAGCTGATCTCCGGAAGGAAGGAACGGCTTATGACCTACCCATAGCCCTCTGTCTACTTGCCTCCTCACAAGAATACACCCGAAATCTCTCCGATTATGTCATCCTTGGAGAATTGGCTTTGGACGGCAAACTACGTCCCATAAAAGGGGTATTACCTATAGCTATCGAAGCCCGGGCTCAGAAGCTGAAAGGATTTATATTACCCAAGGAGAATGCCTTAGAAGCGTCAATTGTCAACCAATTAGACATCATAGGAGTGGACACTTTAGAAGAGGCAGTTGAATTTCTAACTGGCAACAAGGACATTGAACCTTTAGTAACGGATACTCGGGAAATCTTCTACCATACGGTAAACGATTACGAAGCTGATTTTTCCCATGTTCAAGGGCAGGAGAACATCAAAAGAGCTTTGGAAATAGCCGCTGCAGGGGGACACAATGCCATCATGATAGGTCCTCCCGGTGCAGGTAAGACCATGTTAGCCAAGAGACTACCTAGTATTCTCCCTCCCCTCACCCTCTCTGAAGCACTGGAAACCACGAAGATTCACAGTGTGGCAGGGAAATTAGATAAGCGATCTACCTTGATTTCCAAGCGACCTTTTCGCCAGCCCCACCATACCATTTCAGATGCGGCATTAGTAGGTGGCGGTAGTTTTCCGCAACCAGGGGAGATTTCTTTAGCCCATAACGGGGTGCTGTTCTTAGATGAACTTCCAGAATTCAAGAGGACCGTATTAGAAGTGATGCGTCAACCCCTGGAAGAGCGGAAGGTCACTATTTCTCGTACCCGCCTAGCCGTAGAGTTTCCGGCCAGCTTTATGCTGATCGCCAGTATGAACCCGTGTCCATGCGGGTATTATAACCATCCCGACAAAGAATGCAGTTGCGCACCCGGCACCGTTCAGAAATACCTGAACAAGGTTTCAGGACCCTTACTGGATAGGATTGACTTACATGTAGAAGTTACACCGGTGAGCTTTGACCAGATCTCCAGTTCCCGCAAGAGCGAAACTTCTGAAGAAATACGAGAAAGAGTGGTTAAAGCTCGTAAGATCCAGGAAATAAGATTTCAAGATCATCCGGGGATACATTGTAATGCCCTTATGCCACCAGAGATGGTGAAGGAAATTTGTCAAATTGGCGAACCGGGAAAATTGCTATTAAAAAGAGCCATGGAAAAAATAGGTCTTTCCGCTCGTGCCTATGACCGCATCCTGAAAGTATCCCGAACCATAGCTGACCTGGCAGAATCTGAAGAGATCCGAATTGAGCATTTGGCAGAAGCCATACAGTACCGGAGTTTGGATAGAGAGAATTGGGCGGGATAACGAAATGTTCTATATATCTAGACGATTTTAGTTTTCTTGGTTCGGGCTTAATTCTTCCTAGAGCATAGTGTTGCTTTTCTGATCCAAAGCTACCTTCCAGGCGCGTAGCCCGCTCTTTGCTCAGTAGAGAGCACATCTGCTTGTGCTGCTTCTTTTCATCTTTGGTCGGTTTTCCTTTACGTACAAAGTTGGTTACTATGTCCTTTACCCAGGTGTGTCCCTGAAGCCAATAAAGACCTTATCATCAATTATTAGACCCTACATCTCTACATGGGCAACACACCCCCATGAACAACCGGTAACTTTGCAAGTAGTAGATACACTACCATTTGTATTAACCGTTACAGTAACTTCGCATTGAGAAGATGGGAATGTATTATTTCCACACGAACAATACACCGTTACCGGAGGCTCCTCTTCCACTGAGACCCGAAGTTTTTCAGAATTCATCTCCTCTGCATCTTGAACTTTATTTGCAGGCATAAGAACTACTTTACTTTTGCCATGTTCACTATGTTCAAAGGAAACTGTAGCTGCAAATCCCTCTGAAAGGTTCAAATAATCAATTTGCACTAATTTTATTTTTGAAGACGGGTCTTTATAAATATCAGCTATCCTTTTAACTAAATCTTCATGTGATTTTGCGATATAATCACCACTCGGTGCCATAAGAGAAATTGAATTAGAATTATCAATCTCCGCAACCTCTGAAGACTTGCATCCAGAAACAAATAAACAGAAGAAAACTGTCACTAATGATAAAGTTATTACTCTCATTTTTTGTAACTATTTAGTTAAACATGATTAAAAATTTAGTTTTTCAGATTTTATAAAGCAAAATTTATGTCAAGTTTCTACCATAAAATTTATTATGTCGTAAATTTTACTCATTGATTAATCTTTAAACATTAATAATAAGGAGCATCGATAGTTTGTTGCGGGAAATCGGATACTCCGGATACCAATAGGTATGGATGTGGTTTATCCACTGTTTTCTCGTATCGCAAAAATGGCAACGCAACAATGTCCATGCGGGTATTATAACCATCCCGACAAAGAATGCAGTTGCGCACCCGGCACCGTTCAGAAATACCTGAACAAGGTTTCAGGACCCTTGCTGGATAGGATTGACTTACATGTAGAAGTTACACCGGTGAGCTTTGACCAGATCTCCAGTTCCCGCAAGAGCGAAACTTCTGAAGAAATACGAGAAAGAGTGGTTAAAGCTCGAAAGATCCAGGAAATAAGATATCAAGATCATCCGGGGATACATTGTAATGCCCTTATGCCACCAGAGATGGTGAAGGAAATTTGTCAAATTGGCGAACCGGGAAAATTGCAA harbors:
- a CDS encoding PqqD family protein; this encodes MKYIINTKKVIFTQLGEEGVLMDVEKNEYQSMNETYFRIFQMVSEGEDSEDIIHALREEYQVEEQVCRAEVERVIQELLKKEYIR
- a CDS encoding sulfotransferase domain-containing protein; this encodes MDASYLSDREMVLYQREAIKYLHPKEEQFIKIHDAYTFSSVDGLPLIYGGNAGIAIYILRNPLDVALSLANHLNRGVDVAINSFICNSDLAFLGKKGRWFNQFKQPLGTWSEHVESWLKYPEFPVHFVRYEDLKEKPFETFSLAVKAAGLTYSPEVIQKAIDLTAFERLKAKVQQFGFKEKLDPTTDFFFKGQVGRWKEELTKDQVHKIRMFNEPMMRKFGYW
- a CDS encoding OmpA family protein; amino-acid sequence: MNKLRVIILAFFAFGTLTANAQDSCQVCKPYPWEIGVTAGVNQYFGDMHCSKPYASQNSFMGGVFARRHLNDFFSLRPQILVGRLAGRDLDSPIDQWDYRRLRFKSSPFVEAALLGEYYPFRERRFTCDGFLKNGLSPYIFAGVGVTYSNPTITQEAGATFPVNPALLAQDREKMDKFGNRLGVVFPVGVGVKYNVSNRWTLGLEAGYRFSTSDYLDGLSLAGNPDRKDGYFLGNVLASYRFGDKDSDGDGVVDKCDMCPDEIGLPKFQGCPDRDGDGVIDKFDLCPDVAGSHGLQGCPDTDGDGVADKDDLCIDVKGLASLQGCPDRDGDGVADKDDACPDQAGTANGCPDSDGDGIADKDDACPYSAGTAELNGCPDSDGDGVVDNIDNCLNKVGSAAAAGCPDADGDGVPDVADKCPNLAGLVDNAGCPEDYKDGVPLLKGFKSASGCAITKDELDILSYAAQSIEFHPGTSRIKAASNAQLQKICDVIKRCKDAKLTIRTYNDGPADAKNMKLATARSAAVYNFLLSKKCIDKSRLAYEGAADEDPTNAYVNAAGIKSGSRTEFILK
- a CDS encoding S9 family peptidase, with translation MASSITGQGIAAPVAKKVPFPIETHGHTRVDEYYWLNQREDEEVLSYLRAENEYLEQVMSPLKELREELFEEMKGRIKEDDESVPYKEGSYMYFTKFVKGGEYPVYCRKKVGTEVEEILLDGNALAEGHSYFHVGGMEISDDEQLLLFAVDTVGRRNYTAKVKNLVTGEILSDEIPETEGGNYAWAADSKTFYYVKKDQQTLLGNRVYRHQLGNQEDELVYEEKDNQYYMGIFRMKSKKYIAIGSEHIGVASEFQLLRADDPQAKPVTFLPRGNRHEYSIEHFEDKFYIRTNLNGAENFALMQVKEEKHADIAAWEMVIPSREEVFFEGLELFKEFMVVQERKEGLIQMRIIHHRTGEEHYVDFGEPAYTAFISINPEFDTTVLRYGYTSMTTPRSTYDYHMDTREKVLLKEQEVLGGFDKEDYVSERIFVTARDGAKVPVSIVYKKDTPLNGTSPLLQYAYGSYGATMDASFSPSRLSLLNRGFVYAIAHIRGGLEMGRQWYEQGRMMQKKNTFYDFIDCSKALVALGYAAKDKVFAMGGSAGGLLMGAVMNLAPEVYKGVVAAVPFVDVVTTMLDESIPLTTGEFEEWGNPKNEDSYWYMLSYSPYDNVEEKAYPNTLVTTGLHDSQVQYWEPAKWVAKLRDKKTDDNLLLLFTDMSAGHGGASGRFEALKTLALEYAFVVDLAKK